TACAAAATGGAACATTTTAATTAATGGTTCAGCATTAATTGGTATAATCTTAACAATTACATTTTTTGTATATGGTATTCAGATGAATTTATTTACATCTCAAGCAGCACTACAAACATTTTTACAGCCCTTTGGTTGGTTTGCACCAATAATATTTATAATATTTCAGGCTGTACAGGTGGTATTACCTATATCTCCAGGAGCTATAGGATGTGTTGGAGGCGTTTTGATATTTGGGTCAATTCAAGGGTTTATTTATAATTATATTGGTATTTGTATTGGTTCAATTGTAGCATTTTTGCTCGCTAGGCATTATGGACTTAACTATGTTGTAAATATGTCGAATAAAAAAGTTTTCAATAAATATATTAGTTGGCTTAAAAAACCTAGCTTTGAACGTATATTTGCTATAGCGATATTTTTACCAGTAGCACCTGATGACTTTCTTTGTTACATTGCAGGGCTTAGCAAAATGAAATTCAAAAAATTTGTTATCATTATACTTTTAGGTAAACCTTTTGCAATTGCTATGTATAGTCTTATATTAAATATTATAGTTCAAAAATTATTACCTTTAATGCAAGGAGGAATTATACGATGAAAGTGTTTTTATATACTGGTCTTTTAAAACTTGTAGAGAAAAGTGGAATAGGAAGAGCTATACATCATCAGCAAAAGGCATTAGAAGATAATAATATTTTATATACAACAAAATTTTATGATTCGTATAATATTGTCCAACTTAATACTATATTTCCAGATTCGATTTTTATTGCAATTTTATCAAAGATAAGAGGTAAAAAAATTATATATTATGGGCATTCCACTATGGAAGATTTTAAAAACTCCTTTAAAGGCTCAAACTTCATTGCCCCTATGTTTAAGCAATGGATTAAATTTTGCTACAGTCTTGGAGATATAATAATAACTCCAAGTGAATATTCTAAAAAAATATTAACAAGTTATAATCTTAAAAAACCTATTTTTGCTTTATCTAATGGAATTGATCTTTCATTTTTCTATAAAGACTTAGAAGGTGGAAAAAGATTTAGAGAAAAGTATGGTTTATCTGAGAAGGAAAAAATAATCATTTCAGTAGGTCACTACATGGAGCGCAAAGGCATAAGAGATTTTATAAAATTAGCAAAAAATATGCCGGAAATAACATTTATTTGGTTTGGATATACCAATCCTAGTCTTGTACCTCACTCTATACAAAATGAAATTGATACCGCCCCAGAGAATGTGAAATTCCCAGGCTATATATGCAGAGAGGAATTGCGTGATGCTTATAGTGGAAGTGATTTATTTTTGTTTTTAACATATGAGGAGACAGAAGGAATTGTATTACTAGAAGCTCTTGCAATGAAGACTCCAATTCTAATTAGAGATATTCCAATTTATAAAGAAATGTTTCTCGACGGAAAAGAAGTGTATAAAGGTAAGACTATTGGAGAGTTTAAGGAAAAAATTGAAAAGATACTTACAGGAAGACTGCCATTATTGCAAGATTCGGGTTACGAGTTAGTAAAGGAAAAAGATATCAGAAAAATAGGGATGCAATTGAAATCGATATATAAAAATTTATAGTTTAAAAAAATATTTGAAATTTGAAGGGAGAAGAGAATTATGAAAAATTTAAAAGATAAAATAATGGAGTTTTTAAGGAATGAAAAGGTAAAGAAATTTGGTAAAAGAGTTTTTAATAAAAAAACAGTTATAACAGCATTAATACTTTTGATTATAGTTGCAGCAGTAAAAATATCTTTTTTACTAATGTTTGAGATAAACGGAGTTGTTAAAAATATTGATGGTAAAAACATTACAGTAGCAAATCTTATAAGTACGAAAACAGTAGATGTAGGAAATTATCCAATTGAAGCCAAACAAATAAAGATTGGAGATAAAATAGAAATTACAAAAAATTTAAGTGGAGATATTTTAAATATAAGAGATAGAAATAGTGACCAAATGAATAGAGAAGATGGTTCAAGAGACAACAGAAAAGAAAAAGATAATAAAAATGAGAAAAATAATCATAGAGAGAAAAATTAAAATAGGTCCATAGTTCTTGATAAAGGTTAAAAGGAATGCATGTACCTTTTGCAAAAGATTACTAATGTGAAAGTACATGCATTTCTTATAATTTTACCATAGGTATTAGTAACTTAGATACTATGAGAGAATTAAAAACTTAAAGAAGGGATGAACAAAGGATGTCATTGTTACAAAATATAGATAATTCAATTTTAGAATTTATTAAAAATAATATGCATAGCTCAATTATGGATAAAATTATGATTATATGTACTTATTTAGGAAATGGAGGAGCAATATGGATTGCAATAGCTGCGTTATTGACAATTAGTAAAAAATATAGAAAAGTTGGTTTTCTAACATTAGGTGCTTTAGCACTAAGTGCAATTTTAGGTGAAGGAATATTAAAACATCTGATTCAACGAACACGACCATGTATAGATATACCTGCAATTGACATGTTGATTGCTAAGCCTTTATCTTATTCATTCCCATCTGGACATGCAGCTTCAGCATTTGCAGCAGTGACAGTATTATCTAAATATTTTAAGAAGTATAGAATAGTGCTTTTGGGGTTAGCATTATCAATTGCATTTTCAAGATTATATTTATATGTACATTACCCATCGGATGTAATAGCAGGTATCATTTTAGGGTTAATGTGTGGTAAAGCTTCAATGACTCTATTACAATTTATAACAGGAAAAATAGATGACAGCGAACCAATAGCTTTTTAAAGTATACATAATTTTGCTAATAAAAATATATATTGCTGTGAAATGGTGATTTTTGAAATTGAGTAAAAATACATAGGATTTTATCATTTATTTTAATAATATTTATAGTATTTCATGTGGCGTTTACAAGAGTATTATTAATTCATAAATAGTAACGAAAAATCGAAGTATAAAGATTTAAAGGGAGTAACACACAACTTTAAAGTTTGGGTTGTTATCAAACGTGAATAATTTATATTTCAATCAGAAACAATAACTATAAAAATGTCTGGTATTTTAAAGGAGAGTTCTATTTATGAAAAAAAAATTCGCTTTAATTGTTGTTATAAATCTTATTGGAATAATAATTGGTTGCGGTGCAAGCACTGTGGAAGCTGCAATAGAAAAAGATAGGTTGCAAACAATAATAGAAAGAGGAGTAATAAATGTTGCTTCAGGATACGATGTTCCATTTTTTTATATGGATTCTAAAACAAATCAGATAAGCGGAATTGATGCTAATATCATAACTGAAATTGTAAAGCGACTTGGAATTAAAAAAACTGAAGTGAAGAAAGTACCATTTGAAATCTTATTAGAAAAATTAAATACTGATGATAGTATTGATATTGCAGCTAGCGGAATATATATAATTCCTGAACGTGAAAAGCTTGTGGTATTTACACAACCTTTGTATAAAGAAACAGAAGCTGTTATTGTTCCAAAATTTTCTGAAATTAATTTTATGAGCGATTTAAAAAATGCAGTAGTTGGAGTAGAAAAAGGAACAGCATTTGAAGAGTTGGCAAAAAAGTGGAAGGAAAATAACTTAATAAAGGATATAATGTTTTTTGAAAATTCATCTGAATTATTGAATGTTATAAATAACGGGAAAGTTGATGCAGGTATATCTGATTCCGTTGTTGTAAACTACTTATTATTAAAGAATAAAAACCTTTTATTAAGAACGCTAAAAGGTTATACTACTGAAATACCTGGAACTGTAGGAATAGCTGTTAGAAAAGATGATAAATCTTTATTAAATGCATTAAATAAAACAATTAGTGATATGAAAGCAGATGGTACATTGTATACGATTCTTGTAGATAATGGATTAGATAAAAGTAATATAATTGAAAATCGATGACATAAGTGTAAATTTAACATATGTTATAACTTTAATATTGGCGTGTTATGTGATTTGCATGTGGAATCTATATTCCTGGTATTGGGTAGTATATTTTAGATTAGGGATTATAAAGAAAAAGCAACATTTATATAGTGAAATTTTTATACACTTTTTAAATTAATATTTTTTAAAAAAATTTAAAAATTGCTTAAGCTATAAAAGAATAGTATCTAATATTATGAAGACAATAAAATAGACTAATATTTAAGGAGTGATATTTATGGAGGAAAATCCTATGTTTTGTTATCAGTGTGAACAAACAGCTGGAGGAAAGGGGTGCACAAAGAGTGGTGTATGCGGAAAAACGCCAGAAATCGCAAATTTACAAGACTTAATAATATATCAATTAAAAGGAATTTCTTGCTATGCAAAGCCTTTAATTGAACAGGGTAAAACTATAGACAAAGGAATAGTTAAATTTGTTGAGAATGGTTTATTTACAACATTAACAAATGTAAACTTTGATGCTGAAGTTCATATAAGATTATTAAAGGAATCACAAAAAATAAAAGAATATTTAAGAGATCAAGCACCAGAAGGACAATATCCAGATGCAGCAACATATAATTTAAGTGACTCAAAGGAAGAGATGTTAAAGGATTCAGTAAAAGCAGGGATAATGTATGATCAGAATCTAGATGCAGATATTCGTTCCTTAAGATCAACTATACTATATGGATTAAAAGGTGTAAGTGCTTATGGGCATCAAGCAAGGTTTATTGGTTACAATAATGACCAAGTAGATAATATTTATTTCTTAGGATTAGAAGCTACTACAAATGATAAGTTAAGCTTGGATGATATGATACGTATGACAATGAGAGTAGGAGATATGAGCGTGCAAGTAATGCAACTTTTAGATGAAGCTAATACTAGTAGATACAAAAATCCTTCACCTCATAAGGTAAATGTAAATATTAAAAAAGGCCCATTTATTATAGTATCTGGTCATGACTTGAGAGATTTAGAAATGCTTTTGGAACAGACAGAAGGTAAAGAAATTAATATTTATACACATGGCGAAATGTTACCATCACATGGATATCCAGAACTAAAAAAATATAAACATCTAGTAGGCAACTTTGGTTCTGCATGGCAGAATCAACAAAAAGAATTTGATGGAATTCCGGGATGTATTTTAATGACTACTAACTGTTTAATGAGACCAAGAGAAACTTATAAGGATAGAATATTTTCAACAAGTGTTGTAGGCTGGGATGGGATAAAGCATATCGATGTTTTAGAAGATGGAACTAAGGATTTCAGTGAAATAATAAATAAAGCATTAGAATTAGGTGGTTTTAAAGAGGATGAAGAAGAAAAAGAAATACTAGTAGGCTTTGGACATCATGCAACATTATCTCATGCTGAAGCAATTGTTAATGCGGTTAAGGAAGGAAAGGTTAGACATTTCTTCTTAATTGGTGGGTGTGATGGTGCAAGGCCAGGAAGAAATTATTATACTGAATTTGCTCAAAAGGTTCCAGAAGATTGTGTTATCCTCACACTGGCATGTGGAAAATATAGATTTAATAAATTAGACTTTGGAGAAGTTGCTGGACTTCCAAGATTATTAGATGTAGGTCAATGTAATGATGCATATTCAGCAGTTAGAATTGCAACAGCACTTGCAGATGCTTTTAATACAGATGTTAATGGATTGCCATTATCAATAATTCTTTCATGGTATGAGCAAAAAGCAGTTGCTGACCTTTTAGCATTACTTTCATTAGGTGTAAAAGGAATTTACCTTGGACCATCACTTCCAGCATTTATAAGTCCTAATGTATTACAATATTTAGTGGATACATTTAATATAACACCTATAAGTGAACCGGATGATGATTTGAAAACTTGCTTACAACAAGGTGTGTAAAATATAGAAAAATACATTAACAATATTAATTAAAGTATGATAAACTATTTAAAAGAATCTAATTGATGAAGGTTATATTATCAATTAGATTTTTTTGTATTATTATAAACGTACATCTATGTATTTATATAATAGTTGTATTTTTATAGTAATAGCTGTCATTAACCACAGTATTAAAACTTAAAAATAAATACTTTTACATATTTTATACTATAGTCTTTTCTAAAATGATAATTTTATCATTTTGCATTTTTTTCACGAGAAGGGATGGTAAGTTGAAATAAATCTCAATTTCTTCTTGTGTTACATCTTTAGGAAACTTACGTCGTCTTAAATGTGCATATCTTTTATAGTTATATCTTCCCCAAAAATACATTAATATAAAGCAACTACCTGCAATAACAATGGTGATTATAAAAATATGTATTATTGCACTTACATCATCTAAGGAAGATAACTTGTTATAAAAATTAGATAAATTTAATGACCATAATACTGTATATAATAATGAAAATAATACAATAGATAATAAAGTTTGAATTATATAATACAGCATGACAAGCCATCCAATTGTAGTTATTAATATTTCTAATATTCTAATGCTCTTTTTTTGCAATCCATCAATTATATTCATGTTTAAATACCCCTATCAGGACTATTCCATGTTGCAAATTTTTTTTTGTTTCCAAATAATGCTTTTGGAATAGCTCTTAATATAACTACGGCACTAAAGTACCAAAAAAAAGTTGGATACCAAATTGCCCATAAATAATATTTTAATAATTCATCATCATATCGTTTATCTAATGACATTGCTACAATGAATTGAATTAAGCAGATAAAAGATAGATATTGACCTTGCCAAAAGATAATGGAAAAGGTTTGGGTTCCAATAGCGAGTTGTACAGTCAGTATTATAAACAATATAAACCATGTTATTGACCAAAATATGCTTAATATTTGTTCTATGTAT
The window above is part of the Clostridium saccharoperbutylacetonicum N1-4(HMT) genome. Proteins encoded here:
- a CDS encoding TVP38/TMEM64 family protein → MEYIQRTKWNILINGSALIGIILTITFFVYGIQMNLFTSQAALQTFLQPFGWFAPIIFIIFQAVQVVLPISPGAIGCVGGVLIFGSIQGFIYNYIGICIGSIVAFLLARHYGLNYVVNMSNKKVFNKYISWLKKPSFERIFAIAIFLPVAPDDFLCYIAGLSKMKFKKFVIIILLGKPFAIAMYSLILNIIVQKLLPLMQGGIIR
- a CDS encoding glycosyltransferase gives rise to the protein MKVFLYTGLLKLVEKSGIGRAIHHQQKALEDNNILYTTKFYDSYNIVQLNTIFPDSIFIAILSKIRGKKIIYYGHSTMEDFKNSFKGSNFIAPMFKQWIKFCYSLGDIIITPSEYSKKILTSYNLKKPIFALSNGIDLSFFYKDLEGGKRFREKYGLSEKEKIIISVGHYMERKGIRDFIKLAKNMPEITFIWFGYTNPSLVPHSIQNEIDTAPENVKFPGYICREELRDAYSGSDLFLFLTYEETEGIVLLEALAMKTPILIRDIPIYKEMFLDGKEVYKGKTIGEFKEKIEKILTGRLPLLQDSGYELVKEKDIRKIGMQLKSIYKNL
- a CDS encoding phosphatase PAP2 family protein yields the protein MSLLQNIDNSILEFIKNNMHSSIMDKIMIICTYLGNGGAIWIAIAALLTISKKYRKVGFLTLGALALSAILGEGILKHLIQRTRPCIDIPAIDMLIAKPLSYSFPSGHAASAFAAVTVLSKYFKKYRIVLLGLALSIAFSRLYLYVHYPSDVIAGIILGLMCGKASMTLLQFITGKIDDSEPIAF
- a CDS encoding ABC transporter substrate-binding protein, which produces MKKKFALIVVINLIGIIIGCGASTVEAAIEKDRLQTIIERGVINVASGYDVPFFYMDSKTNQISGIDANIITEIVKRLGIKKTEVKKVPFEILLEKLNTDDSIDIAASGIYIIPEREKLVVFTQPLYKETEAVIVPKFSEINFMSDLKNAVVGVEKGTAFEELAKKWKENNLIKDIMFFENSSELLNVINNGKVDAGISDSVVVNYLLLKNKNLLLRTLKGYTTEIPGTVGIAVRKDDKSLLNALNKTISDMKADGTLYTILVDNGLDKSNIIENR
- the hcp gene encoding hydroxylamine reductase — encoded protein: MEENPMFCYQCEQTAGGKGCTKSGVCGKTPEIANLQDLIIYQLKGISCYAKPLIEQGKTIDKGIVKFVENGLFTTLTNVNFDAEVHIRLLKESQKIKEYLRDQAPEGQYPDAATYNLSDSKEEMLKDSVKAGIMYDQNLDADIRSLRSTILYGLKGVSAYGHQARFIGYNNDQVDNIYFLGLEATTNDKLSLDDMIRMTMRVGDMSVQVMQLLDEANTSRYKNPSPHKVNVNIKKGPFIIVSGHDLRDLEMLLEQTEGKEINIYTHGEMLPSHGYPELKKYKHLVGNFGSAWQNQQKEFDGIPGCILMTTNCLMRPRETYKDRIFSTSVVGWDGIKHIDVLEDGTKDFSEIINKALELGGFKEDEEEKEILVGFGHHATLSHAEAIVNAVKEGKVRHFFLIGGCDGARPGRNYYTEFAQKVPEDCVILTLACGKYRFNKLDFGEVAGLPRLLDVGQCNDAYSAVRIATALADAFNTDVNGLPLSIILSWYEQKAVADLLALLSLGVKGIYLGPSLPAFISPNVLQYLVDTFNITPISEPDDDLKTCLQQGV
- the pgaD gene encoding poly-beta-1,6-N-acetyl-D-glucosamine biosynthesis protein PgaD, giving the protein MNIIDGLQKKSIRILEILITTIGWLVMLYYIIQTLLSIVLFSLLYTVLWSLNLSNFYNKLSSLDDVSAIIHIFIITIVIAGSCFILMYFWGRYNYKRYAHLRRRKFPKDVTQEEIEIYFNLPSLLVKKMQNDKIIILEKTIV